A window of Flavobacterium flavigenum contains these coding sequences:
- a CDS encoding six-hairpin glycosidase yields the protein MIAFKNIKTNIVTASVILLTCGVVTFAQAQNDTIRYTGKTLSNIDYHHGQLSPAVGVHATQIMRASREHPEKADGFGWTYNHQPMMAYWNNTFYLHYLSDPTGEHIPPSQTLMLTSKDGVTWTKPQVIFPIYHIPDGWKKEGVEGVAKNLDAIMHQRMGFYTSKDKRLFALAYYGIAMDEKDDPNDGKGIGRVIREIKKDGSFGEIYFIRYNKTWDKSKSAFPFYTKAKDKGLIKACEEILKEPLVLQQWVEEADRDDELIPLQKPYKAFSYYHLPNGNVVGLWKHALTSVSKDGGKSWEYMPLRAPGFVNSNAKIWGQKTSDNRYATLYNPSEYRWPLAISTSDDGLNYKDLLLVHGEVSPMRYGGNYKSAGPQYVRGITEKNGTPPDGKIWVGYSVNKEDIWVASIPVPVTSVVANDVNDVFNDLPNGEELKLWNTYDLSWASTKIEKKADGKKTLTLRDQDYFDYSRAERVIPFAQKMEATFKVVPEQNNHGLMQVEFQNKQGLPAVRLVFDSDGELKVKNGARYSGITKYEANKSYTVTVKLDVKSRSYTVKVNDGKESTRIFYAPVDGFERIMFRTGEQRYSPNPDTAPDTDDFVDLPEAEKLIPEAVFNIQSLITKKL from the coding sequence ATGATTGCATTTAAAAACATAAAAACCAATATCGTAACAGCATCAGTAATCCTGTTGACTTGCGGAGTAGTAACTTTTGCACAGGCACAAAATGACACGATACGATACACAGGCAAAACACTCTCCAATATAGATTATCATCACGGACAATTAAGTCCGGCAGTTGGTGTTCACGCTACCCAGATTATGCGTGCAAGCCGTGAACATCCTGAAAAAGCAGATGGTTTTGGATGGACCTACAACCACCAGCCAATGATGGCGTATTGGAACAATACCTTTTACTTGCATTATTTAAGCGATCCAACCGGAGAACATATTCCACCGAGCCAGACTTTGATGTTAACTTCAAAAGATGGTGTGACCTGGACAAAACCTCAGGTAATTTTTCCAATTTATCACATTCCGGACGGCTGGAAAAAAGAAGGAGTAGAAGGTGTAGCCAAAAATCTGGATGCGATTATGCACCAACGAATGGGGTTTTACACCTCAAAAGACAAACGACTTTTTGCCTTAGCCTATTACGGAATCGCGATGGATGAAAAAGACGATCCCAATGACGGAAAAGGAATTGGGCGTGTAATTCGCGAAATCAAAAAAGACGGCAGTTTCGGCGAAATCTATTTCATCAGATACAATAAAACCTGGGATAAATCGAAATCGGCATTTCCATTTTATACCAAAGCAAAAGACAAAGGACTGATAAAAGCCTGCGAGGAAATCCTGAAAGAACCTTTGGTTTTACAGCAATGGGTAGAAGAAGCTGACCGCGATGACGAATTGATTCCATTACAAAAACCATACAAAGCCTTTAGTTATTACCATTTACCAAACGGAAACGTAGTAGGTTTATGGAAACACGCCTTAACTTCGGTAAGTAAAGATGGCGGAAAATCATGGGAATATATGCCGTTGCGTGCACCGGGTTTTGTAAACAGCAATGCCAAAATCTGGGGACAAAAAACCTCTGATAACCGTTATGCAACCCTGTACAATCCATCAGAATACCGTTGGCCATTGGCGATTTCAACTTCTGATGATGGTTTGAATTACAAAGATTTATTATTGGTTCACGGAGAAGTGAGTCCAATGCGATATGGCGGAAACTACAAATCTGCCGGTCCGCAATACGTTCGCGGAATCACCGAAAAAAACGGAACTCCGCCGGACGGAAAAATCTGGGTAGGTTACAGCGTGAACAAAGAAGATATTTGGGTAGCATCAATTCCGGTTCCGGTAACGAGCGTAGTTGCTAATGACGTAAATGATGTTTTCAACGATTTGCCAAATGGCGAAGAATTGAAACTTTGGAATACCTATGATTTGTCGTGGGCATCCACCAAAATAGAAAAGAAAGCAGATGGCAAAAAAACATTGACTTTAAGAGATCAGGATTATTTTGATTATTCCAGAGCTGAGCGTGTGATTCCGTTTGCACAAAAAATGGAAGCGACATTTAAAGTTGTGCCAGAGCAAAACAATCACGGTTTGATGCAGGTGGAATTTCAAAATAAACAGGGATTACCAGCCGTAAGATTGGTATTCGATTCTGATGGAGAACTGAAAGTTAAAAACGGTGCGCGTTATAGTGGTATTACTAAATACGAAGCCAATAAATCATACACAGTGACAGTAAAACTGGATGTAAAATCCCGTTCGTATACCGTAAAAGTCAACGACGGAAAAGAATCAACAAGGATTTTTTATGCTCCCGTAGATGGCTTTGAGCGTATTATGTTCCGCACAGGCGAGCAAAGATATTCTCCAAATCCGGACACAGCTCCTGACACAGACGATTTCGTTGATTTGCCGGAAGCAGAAAAATTAATCCCGGAAGCAGTGTTTAATATTCAATCGTTGATTACTAAAAAATTATAA
- a CDS encoding glycoside hydrolase family 43 protein has protein sequence MKKIFIILTLSLFAVSYSQKKKELYLFTSFREPATEGLYLAYSEDGYNWKGLEGSFLKPEIGASKIMRDPSITKGADGTYHMVWTTDWKGGNGFGYASSKDLIHWSKQEYIPVMKHEPEVVNVWAPEIFYDDVKKEYIIIWASTIPFRFEKGVEDEKNNHRMYYVTTKDFKTFSDTKLYYDPGFSVIDCVIVKKGKQDYVLVLKDNTRPMRNIEVAFGKSPLGPFEKRSKPLTEYLSEGPTVVKVGKKWLLYYDNYGSKNYKALSTSDFVKFEDVSSKIKLPEGHKHGTITTISEEVLKGLIERK, from the coding sequence AACTTTACCTGTTCACTTCTTTTCGTGAACCGGCTACCGAAGGTTTGTATCTCGCCTACAGCGAAGACGGTTACAACTGGAAAGGCTTGGAAGGATCATTCCTGAAACCAGAAATTGGAGCGAGCAAAATTATGCGTGACCCGTCCATCACAAAAGGCGCAGACGGAACCTATCATATGGTCTGGACAACCGACTGGAAAGGTGGAAACGGTTTTGGATATGCCAGTTCAAAAGACCTGATTCATTGGTCAAAACAGGAATACATTCCCGTAATGAAACACGAACCCGAAGTCGTAAACGTGTGGGCGCCCGAGATTTTTTATGACGATGTCAAAAAAGAATACATCATTATCTGGGCATCAACAATCCCATTCCGATTTGAAAAAGGAGTAGAAGACGAGAAAAATAACCACCGAATGTATTATGTAACGACCAAAGATTTCAAAACGTTTTCAGATACAAAATTATATTACGATCCCGGTTTCAGCGTCATTGATTGCGTGATTGTAAAAAAAGGCAAGCAAGATTATGTCCTGGTTTTAAAAGACAACACCAGACCGATGCGAAACATAGAAGTAGCCTTTGGGAAATCGCCTTTAGGACCATTTGAAAAAAGATCAAAACCCCTAACGGAATATTTATCAGAAGGGCCAACGGTCGTAAAAGTCGGTAAAAAATGGCTGTTGTATTATGACAATTACGGATCCAAAAATTACAAAGCCTTAAGCACTTCAGATTTTGTAAAATTCGAAGATGTATCCTCTAAAATAAAATTACCCGAAGGTCACAAACATGGAACTATCACCACAATTTCCGAAGAAGTTCTAAAAGGATTAATTGAAAGAAAATAA